The Streptomyces sp. NL15-2K genome contains a region encoding:
- a CDS encoding propionyl-CoA synthetase, protein MGTYEDVFRASTEDPESFWLRAAEAIDWDVTPQHALDSSGAPFYRWFPDGRLNVCFNALDRHVEAGRGDQPALIYDSPVTGTRRTYTYAQLTDEVAAFAGALAQLGVGHGDRVVIYMPMVPEAAIAMLACARIGAVHSVVFGGFAPRELALRIDDAAPKVIVSTSCGIEGKRVIAYKPLLERAIELAAHKPEKSVILQRPQEQAQLGPDDLDWAELAAAAAPADCVPVAATDPLYILYTSGTTGKPKGVVRDCGGYAVALHWSMGAVYDVGPDETMFTGSDVGWVVGHSYIVYAPLLAGATTVLYEGKPVGTPDAAQFWRVAAEYRVKTMFTAPTAFRAIRKEDPKGALTAGHDLSHLRYLFLAGERLDPETYHWASTLLGIPVIDHWWQTETGWPIVANPVGIEAAPLKPGSPTRPLPGWDVRVLDPSGQPAPAGVDGAIVVKLPLPPGALPTLWNDDDRYLASYLSAYDGYYLTGDSGHIDTDGYVFVMGRTDDVINVAGHRLSTGSMEEALAAHPDVAECAVIGVADDLKGQIPRGFVVLKAGVDRESSEVEAELVQLVRDRIGAVASLKDVTVVTALPKTRSGKILRKTMRGIADGHDEPIPSTVDDPDVIETLRPVLRRTDHTP, encoded by the coding sequence ATGGGAACGTACGAAGATGTCTTCCGCGCCAGTACCGAGGACCCGGAGAGCTTCTGGCTGAGAGCGGCAGAGGCCATCGACTGGGACGTCACTCCGCAACACGCCCTGGACTCCTCGGGCGCGCCCTTCTACCGCTGGTTTCCCGACGGACGGCTCAACGTCTGTTTCAACGCGCTCGACCGGCACGTCGAAGCCGGCCGCGGCGACCAGCCCGCCCTCATCTACGACTCCCCCGTCACCGGCACCCGCCGCACCTACACCTACGCCCAGCTGACGGACGAGGTGGCGGCCTTCGCCGGAGCACTCGCCCAGCTCGGCGTGGGGCACGGCGACCGCGTGGTCATCTACATGCCCATGGTCCCCGAGGCCGCCATCGCGATGCTGGCCTGCGCACGCATCGGCGCGGTCCACTCGGTCGTCTTCGGCGGGTTCGCCCCGCGCGAGCTCGCCCTCCGCATCGACGACGCCGCCCCCAAGGTGATCGTCTCCACCTCCTGCGGCATCGAGGGCAAGCGGGTCATCGCCTACAAGCCCCTGCTCGAGCGGGCCATCGAACTCGCCGCCCACAAGCCGGAGAAGAGCGTGATCCTGCAACGCCCGCAGGAGCAGGCCCAGTTGGGGCCGGACGATCTGGACTGGGCCGAGCTGGCCGCCGCAGCGGCGCCGGCCGACTGCGTTCCTGTGGCCGCCACCGATCCCCTCTACATCCTCTACACGTCCGGAACGACCGGTAAGCCCAAGGGAGTCGTGCGGGACTGCGGCGGCTACGCGGTCGCCCTGCACTGGTCGATGGGCGCCGTCTACGACGTGGGCCCGGACGAGACCATGTTCACCGGCTCCGACGTCGGCTGGGTCGTCGGACACTCCTACATCGTCTACGCGCCCCTGCTGGCCGGCGCCACCACCGTCCTGTACGAGGGCAAGCCGGTCGGCACCCCGGACGCGGCCCAGTTCTGGCGGGTTGCCGCCGAGTACCGGGTCAAGACCATGTTCACCGCGCCCACCGCCTTCCGGGCGATCAGGAAGGAGGACCCCAAGGGCGCCCTGACCGCCGGCCACGACCTCTCCCACCTGCGCTACCTCTTCCTCGCCGGCGAACGCCTCGACCCCGAGACCTACCACTGGGCCAGCACCCTGCTGGGCATCCCGGTGATCGACCACTGGTGGCAGACCGAGACCGGCTGGCCCATCGTCGCCAACCCCGTCGGCATCGAAGCCGCACCCCTCAAACCCGGCTCCCCCACCCGCCCCCTGCCCGGCTGGGACGTCCGCGTCCTGGACCCCTCCGGCCAGCCGGCACCCGCCGGCGTCGACGGCGCCATCGTGGTGAAACTCCCCCTGCCGCCCGGCGCACTGCCCACCCTCTGGAACGACGACGACCGCTACCTCGCCTCCTACCTCTCCGCCTACGACGGCTACTACCTCACCGGCGACAGCGGCCACATCGACACCGACGGCTACGTCTTCGTCATGGGCCGCACCGACGACGTCATCAACGTCGCCGGACACCGGCTGTCCACCGGCAGCATGGAAGAGGCCCTGGCCGCCCACCCCGACGTCGCCGAATGCGCCGTCATCGGCGTCGCCGACGACCTCAAGGGACAGATCCCGCGCGGCTTCGTCGTCCTGAAAGCAGGCGTGGACCGCGAATCGAGCGAGGTCGAGGCCGAACTCGTCCAACTCGTACGGGACCGCATCGGCGCCGTCGCCTCCCTCAAAGACGTCACCGTCGTCACCGCCCTGCCCAAAACCCGCTCCGGAAAGATCCTGCGCAAGACCATGCGCGGCATCGCCGACGGCCACGACGAACCCATCCCCTCCACCGTGGACGACCCCGACGTCATCGAAACACTGCGCCCCGTCCTCCGCCGCACCGATCACACCCCGTGA
- the lpdA gene encoding dihydrolipoyl dehydrogenase, which produces MDEQGERFDVVVLGAGPGGYVAAIRAAQLGKRVVVVEEKYWGGVCLNVGCIPTKALLRNAELAHIFTREAKTFGIKVDGDVSFDYGEAFRRSRKVADGRVKGVHYLMKKNKITEISGRGTFLDPHTLQVADYDGNTRTIGFDHCVIATGATPKLLPGTRRTSRVVTFEEQILAEDLPQSIVIAGAGAIGVEFAYVLHNYGVKVTVVEFLDRVAPLEDAEVSAELAKQYRRLGIDVLTSTRVESIDESGPQVRVTVTGKDGAQQVLETDKVLQAIGFAPNVTGYGLENAGVRVTERGAIDVDGRCRTSVPHIYAIGDVTAKLMLAHAAEAMGVVAAETIADAETMELDYVMIPRATFCQPQIASFGYTEAQAREKGFDVQVAKFPFTANAKAHGLGDASGFVKLISDAKYGELLGGHLIGPDVTELLPELTLAQQWDLTVHEVARNVHAHPTLGEAVKEAVHGLAGHMINM; this is translated from the coding sequence ATGGACGAGCAGGGTGAGCGCTTCGACGTCGTCGTACTCGGCGCGGGCCCCGGCGGATACGTAGCCGCCATCCGGGCCGCCCAACTGGGCAAACGCGTCGTGGTCGTCGAGGAGAAGTACTGGGGCGGCGTCTGTCTGAACGTGGGCTGCATCCCCACCAAGGCCCTGCTGCGCAACGCCGAGCTCGCGCACATCTTCACGCGCGAGGCGAAGACCTTCGGCATCAAGGTCGACGGTGACGTCTCCTTCGACTACGGGGAGGCCTTCCGCCGCAGCCGGAAGGTCGCCGACGGCCGGGTCAAGGGCGTCCACTACCTGATGAAGAAGAACAAGATCACGGAGATCAGCGGTCGCGGCACGTTCCTCGACCCGCACACGCTCCAGGTGGCCGACTACGACGGCAACACCCGCACCATCGGCTTCGACCACTGCGTCATCGCCACCGGAGCGACTCCCAAGCTGCTGCCCGGCACCCGCCGCACCTCCCGCGTGGTGACGTTCGAGGAGCAGATCCTCGCCGAGGACCTGCCGCAGTCCATCGTGATCGCCGGCGCCGGGGCCATCGGTGTCGAGTTCGCCTACGTCCTGCACAACTACGGCGTGAAGGTCACCGTCGTCGAGTTCCTGGACCGCGTCGCCCCGCTGGAGGACGCCGAGGTCTCCGCCGAGCTGGCCAAGCAGTACCGGAGGCTGGGCATCGACGTCCTCACCTCGACCCGTGTCGAGTCGATCGACGAGTCCGGTCCGCAGGTCCGCGTCACCGTCACCGGCAAGGACGGCGCGCAGCAGGTCCTGGAGACCGACAAGGTGCTTCAGGCGATCGGCTTCGCGCCGAACGTCACCGGCTACGGCCTGGAGAACGCCGGCGTGCGTGTCACCGAGCGCGGCGCGATCGACGTCGACGGCCGCTGCCGTACCTCCGTCCCGCACATCTACGCCATCGGCGACGTCACCGCGAAGCTGATGCTCGCGCACGCCGCCGAGGCGATGGGCGTGGTCGCCGCCGAGACGATCGCGGACGCGGAGACCATGGAACTGGACTACGTGATGATCCCGCGCGCCACCTTCTGCCAGCCGCAGATCGCCAGCTTCGGCTACACCGAGGCGCAGGCGCGGGAGAAGGGCTTCGACGTCCAGGTCGCCAAGTTCCCGTTCACCGCGAACGCCAAGGCCCACGGCCTGGGCGACGCGAGTGGCTTCGTGAAGCTGATCAGCGACGCCAAGTACGGCGAGCTCCTCGGCGGCCACCTCATCGGCCCGGACGTCACCGAACTGCTCCCCGAGCTGACCCTGGCCCAGCAGTGGGACCTCACGGTCCACGAGGTCGCCCGCAACGTCCACGCCCACCCCACCCTGGGCGAAGCGGTCAAGGAGGCCGTCCACGGCCTCGCAGGCCACATGATCAACATGTAG